A single region of the Hominilimicola fabiformis genome encodes:
- a CDS encoding Ig-like domain-containing protein yields the protein MKNKVKIVTALLITALCTTSAYAAENLIKNDSFETELLGTNGWRFSGRDGWVYENENSADCTTDEVHSGEKALHFNSAVVAQRVELKRNVTYTLEFYIKAKEDCIVNVGFFDGSQDWPGSYPVKTKEISVNTDWTKHKIEFECNNTQDYLAYFNLWDKADVYVDDVVLKEADGYISRLMTGIDGDGAISYSADYKGGKLFGVALYDENNKLIGFKNNSTSGTFENVSGYGKYTVKSYLLEDDNLRSKTQEIEYNEDSSKNEDTSIGKAKSLTLSEHNVTINVGDENKILDAVIMPEFAYDNKVAWKSSDESIVKVSENGILTAVSNGNATITVSSEDGMLTDECKVTVTDKKSERLSLNKTSIELTEIDSVYPLSANIENSDLVWKSDNENIASVTDGIVTAKGKGKTTITVSTSDGKQTAKCAVNVNTSDKTITNDTFFKDTDGNYIYSQGGCIQKFGDKYYWYGVKYKEADIYAKNPENGKAGNAAYETFTCYSSDDLVNWEFEGYPLTGEPNGWVGRMGVVYNENAKKYVLISQYAPGMVYAVSDMPEGPFKIDHIQKTLPIQNDVTGDQTLFQDDDGKAYIICSSANGRAYQYVIPLRESDFLDIDEENIKMLFYDEDGSYIDENGEVDKKDKTGIEGNCMFKYNGNYYYTGSDLYGWNSSRVYVMQSDSILGDYNKDTGLPYIMNNTRDSFAHNSQAGFYTTIHGSENDLIIYCGDRWGDFAGNGIGYNQWVPLSFDKEGKPYFNNLHQWKLDAEKGTWEVGEGNNYISNPEFEADRKITATPTGWKVRDNVGNYSVSNARGKVDIGNFVIQETAPEDYISDLYQEITDLPNGTYTMTAWVKSSGGQNVCNVYAQSGDEKKTYSVKTNIDDWKEIVVATDIKVTDGKCTVGLYSDAHANEWVQMDNVRLVKNIE from the coding sequence ATGAAAAATAAAGTAAAAATCGTTACTGCATTACTGATAACCGCGTTATGCACGACTTCGGCATATGCGGCGGAAAATCTTATAAAAAATGATAGCTTTGAAACTGAATTACTCGGAACAAACGGTTGGCGTTTTTCAGGTAGGGACGGTTGGGTTTATGAAAATGAAAACTCTGCCGATTGTACAACAGATGAAGTGCACAGCGGTGAAAAGGCACTTCATTTCAACAGTGCCGTTGTTGCACAGAGAGTTGAACTGAAAAGAAATGTGACATACACACTTGAATTTTATATAAAAGCCAAAGAGGATTGTATTGTAAATGTAGGTTTCTTTGACGGTTCACAGGATTGGCCGGGAAGTTATCCAGTAAAAACGAAAGAAATATCGGTAAATACTGATTGGACAAAGCATAAAATCGAATTTGAATGTAACAATACTCAAGATTATTTAGCATATTTTAATTTGTGGGACAAAGCGGACGTTTATGTTGATGATGTTGTATTGAAAGAAGCCGATGGGTACATATCACGTCTTATGACAGGCATTGACGGTGACGGTGCAATAAGTTATTCAGCCGATTATAAAGGCGGTAAGCTGTTTGGCGTGGCACTGTATGACGAGAATAATAAACTTATCGGTTTTAAAAACAATTCAACATCGGGAACTTTTGAAAATGTGAGCGGTTACGGCAAATATACAGTGAAGTCATATTTGCTCGAAGACGATAATTTGCGTTCAAAGACACAAGAAATTGAATATAACGAGGACAGCAGTAAAAATGAAGATACGTCAATCGGTAAAGCAAAAAGTCTGACATTATCGGAGCATAATGTGACAATAAATGTCGGTGATGAAAATAAAATATTGGACGCCGTTATTATGCCGGAATTTGCGTATGACAACAAGGTTGCATGGAAAAGTTCTGACGAATCGATAGTAAAAGTAAGCGAAAACGGTATTTTAACAGCTGTCTCAAACGGCAATGCTACAATTACCGTATCATCAGAGGACGGAATGCTTACGGACGAATGTAAAGTCACAGTGACCGACAAAAAATCCGAGCGACTGTCATTGAATAAAACAAGTATAGAGTTAACCGAGATAGATTCGGTTTATCCGTTATCGGCAAATATTGAAAATTCCGACTTGGTTTGGAAATCTGACAACGAAAATATTGCAAGCGTGACAGACGGAATTGTTACGGCGAAAGGCAAGGGTAAAACTACAATTACGGTTTCAACTTCTGACGGTAAGCAAACCGCAAAATGTGCGGTTAATGTCAATACATCTGACAAAACTATCACAAACGATACATTTTTTAAAGACACTGACGGCAATTATATATATTCACAGGGCGGTTGTATTCAAAAGTTTGGTGACAAATATTATTGGTATGGTGTAAAATATAAAGAAGCGGATATATATGCTAAAAATCCCGAAAACGGCAAAGCGGGAAATGCCGCTTACGAAACATTTACTTGTTATTCGTCGGACGATTTGGTGAATTGGGAGTTCGAGGGTTATCCTCTTACCGGTGAACCGAACGGTTGGGTTGGCAGAATGGGTGTTGTTTATAATGAAAACGCGAAAAAATATGTGTTAATTTCTCAATATGCACCGGGTATGGTTTATGCGGTAAGTGATATGCCTGAAGGACCGTTTAAGATTGACCATATTCAAAAAACATTGCCAATTCAAAATGATGTTACAGGTGACCAAACTTTGTTCCAAGATGATGACGGCAAAGCATATATAATATGCTCAAGTGCAAACGGACGTGCTTATCAATATGTAATTCCGCTTAGAGAATCAGACTTTTTGGATATAGACGAAGAAAATATCAAAATGCTTTTCTATGATGAAGACGGCAGTTACATAGATGAAAACGGCGAAGTGGATAAGAAAGACAAAACAGGTATAGAGGGTAATTGTATGTTTAAATATAACGGCAATTACTATTATACAGGCTCTGATTTATACGGCTGGAATTCGTCAAGAGTGTATGTAATGCAGTCTGACAGCATTTTGGGCGATTACAATAAAGATACGGGACTTCCATATATAATGAATAACACACGAGATAGTTTTGCTCACAATTCGCAAGCAGGCTTCTATACAACGATTCACGGAAGTGAAAACGATTTGATTATTTATTGCGGTGACAGATGGGGCGATTTTGCAGGTAACGGAATCGGATATAATCAATGGGTACCGCTATCATTTGATAAAGAAGGCAAACCGTACTTTAACAATCTTCATCAATGGAAGTTGGACGCTGAAAAAGGTACTTGGGAAGTCGGAGAGGGTAATAACTATATTTCCAATCCCGAATTTGAGGCGGACAGAAAAATAACAGCAACACCAACAGGTTGGAAAGTGCGTGACAATGTCGGCAATTATTCTGTATCCAATGCACGCGGAAAGGTTGACATCGGTAATTTTGTAATACAGGAAACTGCACCGGAAGATTATATTTCAGATTTGTATCAAGAAATAACTGATTTACCTAATGGAACATATACAATGACTGCGTGGGTAAAAAGCAGTGGCGGACAAAATGTATGTAATGTATACGCACAAAGCGGTGACGAAAAGAAAACATATTCCGTTAAAACAAATATTGATGATTGGAAAGAAATTGTTGTTGCAACAGATATAAAAGTGACAGACGGAAAATGTACAGTAGGACTATATTCGGACGCTCACGCAAATGAATGGGTACAGATGGACAATGTGAGATTGGTTAAAAATATAGAATAG
- a CDS encoding heavy-metal-associated domain-containing protein codes for MSTAIIVAVLIVIAVIAIRSYAKKLTSGCCGGETEHVKKIKVEDKDVSHYPYCVQIGIDGMTCNHCKARVENTLNSEDGVWAEVDLSQNLATVHMKNNLSELFLRKLVSSAGYIMTTYNAQ; via the coding sequence ATGAGTACAGCGATTATAGTAGCAGTATTGATAGTTATAGCAGTTATAGCTATTAGAAGTTATGCTAAAAAACTGACTTCGGGGTGTTGCGGCGGCGAAACCGAACACGTTAAGAAAATTAAGGTTGAGGATAAAGATGTGTCACATTATCCGTACTGTGTTCAGATAGGCATAGACGGAATGACTTGCAATCACTGCAAAGCGAGAGTCGAAAATACACTTAACAGTGAGGACGGCGTATGGGCAGAAGTTGATTTAAGCCAAAATTTAGCAACGGTACATATGAAAAATAATTTATCTGAATTATTTTTGAGAAAACTTGTTTCAAGTGCCGGATATATTATGACTACATACAACGCACAATAA
- a CDS encoding MATE family efflux transporter, with the protein MKKSKGISNQMDMLNGSIFDKILLFALPLAISSILQQLFNSVDVAVVGRFASSEALAAVGSNSSVISLLINLFVGISVGANVVIANYIGQGKTEKIQDAVHTVMIVSLISGVFLLVLGLMIARPILEIMGTPENVIDLAVLYLHIYFLGMPFLMIYNFGAAVLRSKGDTKRPLYCLIISGVINACLNLLFVIVFKLSVAGVAIATVIADGVSAVLIIYFLMNEEETIRLRLNKLKIKKSELIKVIKIGVPAGLQGVVFSVSNVCIQTAINSFGSDAVAGSATGLNFEYFTYFTISAFVQAAVTFTSQNYGARNFKRCKKIFVYSMISSVVICGLMSAIFVVLRDFFAEIYTTDKAVLEYASIRMVHVLLFECLASSYEIGGAALRGLGYSMTPAVLTVLGSCVFRLIWIYTVFNKFRSFEMLMNVYPVSWVITGIAVLIAYAIVRKKLFKET; encoded by the coding sequence ATGAAAAAGAGTAAAGGCATATCAAATCAGATGGATATGCTGAATGGAAGTATTTTTGATAAAATTTTATTATTTGCACTTCCGTTGGCGATAAGCAGTATATTGCAGCAACTGTTTAATTCGGTTGATGTGGCGGTTGTCGGAAGGTTTGCGAGCAGTGAGGCTCTGGCGGCGGTTGGAAGTAACAGTTCGGTTATAAGCTTGTTGATAAATCTGTTTGTGGGAATTTCAGTCGGTGCGAATGTTGTCATAGCAAATTATATAGGGCAGGGAAAAACAGAAAAAATTCAAGATGCAGTTCATACTGTAATGATAGTTTCGCTTATAAGCGGTGTATTTCTGCTTGTGTTAGGATTGATGATTGCAAGACCTATTCTTGAAATTATGGGAACACCCGAAAATGTAATAGATTTAGCGGTATTGTATTTGCACATTTACTTTTTGGGAATGCCGTTTTTGATGATATATAATTTTGGAGCAGCTGTTTTAAGAAGTAAAGGTGATACAAAAAGACCTTTGTATTGTCTGATTATATCTGGAGTAATAAATGCCTGTCTTAATTTGTTGTTTGTAATAGTATTCAAATTAAGCGTAGCGGGAGTGGCGATTGCAACGGTAATAGCTGACGGAGTGAGTGCGGTTCTTATAATATATTTTCTGATGAATGAAGAAGAAACAATCAGATTAAGGCTTAATAAATTAAAAATAAAGAAAAGCGAATTGATAAAAGTTATCAAAATAGGTGTACCTGCGGGCTTGCAAGGAGTGGTGTTCTCTGTTTCAAATGTCTGTATACAGACTGCTATAAACAGTTTCGGCTCTGACGCAGTTGCCGGCTCTGCCACCGGATTGAATTTTGAATATTTTACATATTTTACAATTAGTGCATTTGTACAAGCGGCAGTAACATTTACAAGTCAAAATTACGGTGCAAGAAATTTTAAACGTTGTAAAAAGATATTCGTATACAGTATGATTTCAAGTGTGGTTATATGCGGATTGATGAGTGCTATATTTGTTGTGTTGCGTGACTTCTTCGCAGAAATTTATACTACTGATAAAGCCGTTCTTGAATATGCGTCAATAAGGATGGTCCACGTATTGTTGTTTGAATGTTTGGCAAGCTCGTATGAAATAGGCGGTGCGGCATTGAGGGGATTGGGATATTCAATGACTCCGGCGGTGCTTACTGTATTGGGGTCGTGTGTGTTTAGATTAATATGGATATACACCGTATTCAATAAGTTCAGAAGTTTTGAAATGCTGATGAATGTGTATCCTGTTTCGTGGGTTATAACAGGTATTGCGGTGTTAATTGCATATGCAATAGTGAGGAAAAAGTTGTTTAAAGAAACATAA
- the secF gene encoding protein translocase subunit SecF yields MKDLTKNRWKFVLIPALIVIAGIVLYIVHGGFNFDVEFMGGIRMQINMHTDFNNKEVADLIQEKTVDTVSAKVQTGDNPQVAVIKTPPVDETVKTEIFNALKDKYNLSDDDLLSVSSASASFGNEIQRKALLYTLLAIICILIYIAIRFEWRSAIMAVIALAINVLIMAAIYAITNIPLNTNFIAAMLTVVGYSINNTIVIFDRIRENTKSRKKNETISEMVNRSVFETMGRTINSTITTLITIVLIYILGVSAIKEFALPLIVGILAGAYTSIFIASTFWASWKESDMKAKAAAAQERKAAKKNK; encoded by the coding sequence ATGAAAGATTTGACTAAAAACAGATGGAAATTCGTGCTTATCCCCGCACTAATTGTTATTGCCGGTATTGTTCTATATATCGTACACGGCGGATTTAACTTCGACGTTGAATTTATGGGCGGTATCAGAATGCAAATTAATATGCACACTGATTTCAACAATAAAGAAGTCGCTGACTTAATCCAAGAAAAAACTGTTGATACTGTATCAGCAAAAGTTCAAACAGGTGACAATCCTCAGGTTGCAGTAATCAAAACTCCTCCTGTTGACGAAACTGTTAAGACTGAAATTTTCAATGCACTAAAAGATAAGTATAATCTTTCAGATGATGATTTACTTTCAGTATCATCTGCATCAGCAAGTTTCGGTAACGAAATTCAAAGAAAAGCTTTGCTTTACACATTGCTTGCTATAATCTGTATCTTGATTTACATTGCAATTCGTTTCGAGTGGAGAAGTGCTATTATGGCTGTTATAGCTCTTGCAATCAACGTACTTATCATGGCTGCGATTTATGCTATAACAAACATTCCGCTTAATACAAACTTCATTGCGGCAATGCTTACTGTTGTAGGTTATTCTATCAATAATACAATCGTTATCTTTGACAGAATTCGTGAAAACACAAAGTCACGTAAGAAGAATGAAACTATTTCAGAAATGGTTAACAGAAGTGTTTTTGAAACAATGGGTCGTACAATCAACTCAACAATAACAACACTAATTACAATCGTTCTTATTTACATTCTTGGTGTATCTGCAATCAAGGAATTTGCTCTTCCTCTAATCGTAGGTATCCTTGCAGGTGCATACACATCAATCTTTATTGCCAGCACATTCTGGGCTTCATGGAAAGAATCAGATATGAAAGCTAAAGCAGCTGCTGCTCAAGAAAGAAAAGCAGCAAAGAAAAATAAGTAA
- the secD gene encoding protein translocase subunit SecD, translating into MKKKSIITLCFVVVCAILLNYVAFIGFNIAGFSYGGMFGETGIKKGIDLAGGSVITFQADSDAPTDDQMQVVESIFQTRMTNAGYTEARISQGEGGKITVEIPSVFETDQAASLLGDTAKLTFNDADGNVILDGATDIKNASYQYGKTSQTGSAQSYVQVEFNAEAKQKFADATKAAAARSSEGKNYISIQMDGKDISSPRVSEEINSDSCIISGDFTPETAQDLANKIKSGQLPFDMKVISQETVGAELGANALPTSLLAAAIGIILIMIFMVIMYRIPGLIADISLLIYVGLIGLAMGIFHVNLSLSGIAGIVLSIGMAVDADCIIFERMKEELKVGKTIRASVSAGFDKAFSAILDSNITTIISCVVLYISGIGAVTGFATTLGIGVILSMFTAIVITKFLLKQLVGIGIENRSLFYNAKAKKGGAEE; encoded by the coding sequence ATGAAAAAGAAGAGCATTATCACTCTTTGTTTCGTTGTTGTATGTGCCATTTTGCTTAACTATGTAGCCTTTATAGGTTTTAACATAGCTGGTTTTTCATATGGCGGTATGTTCGGCGAAACAGGTATCAAAAAGGGCATCGACTTAGCCGGAGGTTCAGTTATAACTTTCCAAGCTGATTCAGACGCTCCGACCGACGACCAAATGCAGGTTGTCGAATCAATTTTCCAAACTCGTATGACTAATGCGGGATATACAGAAGCACGTATATCTCAAGGCGAAGGCGGAAAAATTACTGTTGAAATACCTTCAGTATTTGAAACAGACCAAGCTGCAAGCCTACTTGGCGATACAGCAAAACTTACATTTAACGATGCTGACGGCAACGTAATTCTTGACGGTGCTACAGACATCAAGAACGCTTCTTACCAATACGGTAAGACTTCACAGACAGGTTCGGCTCAATCTTACGTTCAGGTTGAATTTAATGCTGAAGCAAAGCAAAAGTTTGCCGACGCAACTAAGGCTGCTGCCGCAAGATCAAGTGAAGGCAAAAACTACATTTCAATTCAAATGGACGGAAAAGATATTTCTTCTCCGAGAGTTTCAGAAGAAATCAATTCTGACTCATGTATAATTTCAGGTGATTTCACTCCTGAAACCGCACAAGACCTTGCTAACAAGATTAAGTCTGGTCAACTTCCGTTTGATATGAAAGTTATTTCTCAGGAAACAGTAGGTGCCGAACTTGGTGCAAATGCACTTCCTACAAGCCTTTTGGCTGCTGCAATCGGTATCATCCTTATAATGATCTTTATGGTTATTATGTACAGAATTCCTGGTCTTATCGCAGATATTTCATTGTTAATATATGTCGGACTTATCGGTTTGGCAATGGGTATATTCCATGTTAACCTAAGTCTTTCAGGTATTGCCGGTATCGTTCTTTCAATCGGTATGGCGGTCGACGCTGACTGTATCATATTTGAAAGAATGAAGGAAGAATTAAAAGTTGGTAAAACTATCAGAGCGTCTGTTTCGGCAGGTTTTGATAAGGCATTCTCAGCAATCCTTGACTCTAACATTACAACAATCATTTCTTGTGTAGTTCTTTACATCTCAGGTATCGGTGCAGTTACCGGTTTTGCTACTACACTTGGAATCGGCGTTATTTTGAGTATGTTTACTGCTATCGTTATCACAAAGTTCCTTCTAAAGCAACTTGTAGGTATCGGTATCGAAAACAGAAGTCTATTCTATAACGCAAAAGCAAAAAAAGGAGGTGCGGAAGAATAA
- the rnr gene encoding ribonuclease R has protein sequence MDRKEKILSYMCSKEYIPLKFAELMIVLDVPAEDEEELRDILTELCIEGKIYMTKKGRYMSVEGENSTVVGKLVCNAKGFFGFVICDNENESDIFISGDDMGDAINGDRVIVHIDDNDNAKGHRQGHITKVLERGNKVIVGVIYKEKDRYFYVRPDNRKIYSKIIIAQSDAMTAQMGDRVAVQITRYSDKKKIFGEVISVLGQQDSLKSCIEGIILGNDIKQEFDKETLNEADKIPQTVTESQFAGREDLRDMIIFTIDGDDARDFDDAVSLTLKDNGNYYLGVHIADVSEYVKEGTALENEAYKRGTSVYLADRVIPMLPTSLSNGICSLNPQVDRLTLSVFMEITGDGNVVSHKLCKSVICSKERMTYNNVNKMLEDGDEELCERYKHILPTLKLMEDLAQILKNKRTLRGAIQFDFPESHIVVNENGEPIEIEKEVRGTSNKMIEEFMLSANETIAEYAFWSEIPFVYRNHEAPTLEKIMTFNEFILHFGLSFKGKIDRDTPIHPKALQQILDTVKDTPQERIVASTMLHSLMKAKYSEENLGHFGLAAKYYCHFTSPIRRYPDLAIHRILKDFLDGKVTGNRISYLAGYVSAASKHSSDCEVNAETAERDVDDLMKTAYMSSFIGQTFEGVVANVTNFGMFVELENSVEGLIRVENMTDDYYEYDEKVNTLTGRRKQKSYTTGDVVNIVVARTDILSRQIDFVLAKDADRKLLKKFAKPIEIPKSEKHGKKSKRKKSFKKYNKKKK, from the coding sequence ATGGACAGAAAAGAAAAGATACTTTCATATATGTGTTCAAAAGAATATATTCCGCTTAAATTTGCCGAATTGATGATTGTACTTGACGTACCGGCGGAAGATGAGGAAGAACTTCGCGATATATTAACCGAACTTTGTATTGAGGGTAAAATATATATGACTAAAAAAGGCAGATATATGAGCGTTGAGGGAGAAAACTCAACGGTAGTAGGTAAACTTGTCTGTAATGCAAAAGGATTTTTCGGTTTTGTAATATGTGACAACGAAAACGAAAGTGACATATTTATTTCCGGTGACGATATGGGTGACGCTATAAACGGCGACAGAGTTATCGTTCATATTGACGATAACGACAATGCAAAAGGTCACCGACAAGGTCATATAACCAAGGTGCTTGAACGCGGAAACAAGGTTATTGTCGGTGTTATATATAAGGAAAAAGATCGATATTTTTATGTGCGTCCCGATAACAGAAAAATATATTCAAAAATTATTATAGCTCAATCGGACGCAATGACGGCTCAAATGGGTGACAGAGTTGCCGTACAGATTACAAGATACAGTGACAAGAAAAAGATTTTCGGTGAAGTTATAAGTGTTCTCGGACAACAGGATTCGCTTAAAAGTTGCATTGAGGGTATTATATTAGGAAATGATATTAAGCAGGAATTTGATAAAGAAACATTAAATGAGGCTGATAAAATCCCTCAAACAGTGACGGAAAGCCAATTTGCAGGCAGAGAAGATTTAAGAGATATGATTATTTTCACCATTGACGGTGATGACGCCAGAGATTTTGATGACGCCGTATCTCTTACGTTAAAGGACAACGGAAACTATTATCTCGGTGTGCATATAGCCGATGTTTCAGAATATGTAAAAGAGGGTACAGCACTTGAAAATGAGGCATACAAGCGTGGTACAAGCGTGTATTTGGCAGACAGAGTTATTCCTATGCTGCCGACAAGTCTTTCAAACGGCATCTGCAGTCTTAATCCGCAAGTGGACAGATTGACTTTGTCTGTATTTATGGAAATTACGGGTGACGGAAATGTTGTGAGCCACAAGCTTTGTAAATCGGTTATTTGCTCAAAAGAACGAATGACATATAATAATGTAAATAAAATGCTTGAAGACGGTGACGAAGAACTTTGTGAGAGATACAAGCATATTTTGCCGACATTGAAACTAATGGAGGACTTGGCACAAATATTAAAGAATAAACGTACTTTAAGAGGTGCGATACAGTTCGATTTTCCTGAAAGTCATATAGTTGTGAATGAAAACGGAGAGCCGATTGAAATAGAAAAAGAAGTACGCGGTACTTCAAACAAAATGATAGAAGAATTTATGCTTTCGGCAAATGAAACAATCGCCGAATATGCTTTTTGGTCTGAAATACCGTTTGTATACAGAAACCATGAGGCACCGACACTTGAAAAGATAATGACTTTTAATGAATTTATACTTCATTTCGGATTGTCGTTTAAGGGTAAGATTGACAGAGATACACCTATTCATCCAAAGGCTCTGCAACAAATACTCGATACAGTAAAAGATACACCGCAGGAGCGTATTGTTGCGTCAACAATGCTGCATTCACTTATGAAAGCAAAGTACAGTGAAGAAAATCTCGGTCATTTCGGACTTGCGGCAAAATATTACTGTCATTTTACTTCGCCGATAAGACGTTATCCCGATTTGGCAATACACAGAATATTAAAAGATTTTCTTGACGGCAAGGTTACGGGAAACAGAATTTCATATCTTGCAGGTTACGTTTCGGCGGCAAGCAAACATTCAAGCGATTGTGAAGTAAATGCGGAAACGGCCGAACGTGACGTTGACGATTTGATGAAAACGGCTTATATGTCATCATTTATCGGACAAACCTTTGAGGGTGTGGTTGCAAATGTGACTAATTTCGGTATGTTTGTAGAACTTGAAAATTCGGTTGAGGGTTTAATAAGAGTTGAAAATATGACCGATGATTATTATGAGTATGACGAAAAGGTAAATACGCTTACCGGCAGAAGAAAACAGAAGTCGTATACTACCGGTGATGTGGTAAATATAGTTGTTGCGAGAACTGATATTCTTTCAAGACAGATTGACTTTGTTTTAGCTAAAGACGCGGACCGTAAGTTACTTAAAAAGTTCGCAAAACCGATAGAAATTCCTAAATCGGAAAAACACGGTAAGAAGTCAAAAAGGAAAAAGAGTTTTAAGAAATACAATAAGAAGAAAAAGTAG
- a CDS encoding THUMP domain-containing class I SAM-dependent RNA methyltransferase, whose amino-acid sequence MEKFEIIITTLFGLESLVAREVRRLGYETTSVEDGRVTFMGDNEAVCRANMWIRTGERVLIKTAEFTAVTFDELFEKTKAVDWSKWIGKNDAFPVKGYSLKSTLASVRDCQAIIKKATAESLSNKYGIEWLPEDGANYQIQFSIFKDKVTLMIDTSGEGLHKRGYRQHSNVAPLKETLAAAMVELSHWKFEYPLCDPFCGSGTIPIEAAMIKRNIAPGINREFAAQNFAWIDEELWVKSVEEAKSLERNVPLEIYAYDIENEYVELTNENALIAGVGDFVKAEKGDARKIHFDMPYGTIICNPPYGERIGEIKECEKLYKEIGKSFNALDKWSYYIIASNENFESLFGKKANKKRKLYNGMIKCNLYQFFGERPPKTNK is encoded by the coding sequence ATGGAGAAATTTGAAATTATAATAACAACATTGTTCGGACTTGAATCGCTTGTCGCAAGAGAAGTACGTCGTCTTGGCTATGAAACAACTTCAGTTGAGGACGGCAGAGTTACGTTTATGGGTGATAATGAGGCTGTTTGCAGAGCAAATATGTGGATAAGAACAGGAGAGAGAGTGCTTATAAAAACTGCCGAATTTACTGCGGTCACGTTTGACGAATTGTTTGAAAAGACAAAAGCTGTCGATTGGAGTAAATGGATTGGCAAAAATGACGCTTTTCCTGTGAAAGGATATTCCTTAAAGTCAACTCTTGCAAGCGTAAGGGATTGTCAGGCAATTATAAAGAAAGCAACTGCTGAAAGTCTTTCAAATAAATACGGCATAGAATGGTTGCCGGAGGACGGCGCAAATTATCAAATACAGTTTTCAATTTTTAAAGATAAAGTTACACTTATGATAGATACGTCTGGCGAGGGACTTCACAAACGCGGTTACAGACAACATTCAAATGTTGCACCGCTAAAAGAAACACTTGCCGCCGCAATGGTTGAACTGAGTCATTGGAAATTTGAATATCCGCTATGTGATCCGTTTTGCGGCAGCGGTACAATTCCTATTGAAGCCGCAATGATAAAAAGAAACATTGCTCCGGGAATAAACCGAGAATTTGCGGCACAAAATTTTGCGTGGATAGATGAAGAGTTGTGGGTTAAGTCCGTTGAAGAAGCTAAAAGCTTGGAAAGAAATGTGCCGCTTGAAATTTATGCGTATGATATAGAAAACGAATATGTTGAATTGACAAATGAAAATGCCCTAATCGCAGGTGTGGGTGACTTTGTTAAAGCGGAAAAAGGTGACGCACGAAAAATTCACTTCGATATGCCGTATGGTACAATTATTTGTAATCCGCCTTACGGTGAAAGAATAGGTGAAATTAAAGAATGTGAAAAACTGTATAAGGAAATAGGCAAAAGCTTTAATGCACTTGATAAGTGGTCGTATTATATTATCGCGTCAAACGAAAACTTTGAATCGCTGTTCGGAAAAAAGGCAAATAAAAAGCGTAAATTGTATAACGGTATGATTAAGTGCAATCTATATCAATTCTTCGGAGAGCGTCCGCCTAAAACCAACAAGTAA